The proteins below are encoded in one region of Methanosarcina barkeri 3:
- a CDS encoding geranylfarnesyl diphosphate synthase codes for MPAQVHGVILMNIEEWEEYRYVESGISNFIAQMNESSLKKMVEHVCNTGGKRVRPIILLLSSEICSGSYHQSLNAALAIEIMHSASLIHDDLLDQGLVRRNLPSAPEKFGPSRALLCGDYLIAKCFEFISPYGEKVVRDFGKAGMDMAEGEVLDLKLDKNNFGESNYFECIYKKTASLFAISASIGAYTGGADEALAERFNFFGNCLGTAYQIVDDILEFLEVVEGKESKFTSETLPHVYMKNMSKEKAIEKSIDAVKLRVNAAKETLLTFNECPARDKLFQITDYITVDMLEII; via the coding sequence ATGCCCGCCCAAGTACACGGAGTAATATTGATGAATATTGAAGAGTGGGAAGAGTACAGATATGTTGAATCAGGAATAAGTAACTTCATTGCTCAAATGAACGAGTCCAGCCTAAAAAAAATGGTAGAACATGTCTGTAACACCGGAGGAAAACGAGTCAGGCCAATTATCCTCCTTCTCTCCAGTGAAATCTGTTCAGGCTCGTATCATCAGAGTCTCAATGCAGCTCTTGCTATTGAAATAATGCACTCGGCTTCCCTCATCCATGATGACCTGCTGGATCAGGGGCTTGTTAGAAGAAACTTGCCTTCAGCCCCTGAAAAATTTGGCCCTTCCAGGGCTCTTCTTTGTGGCGATTATCTGATTGCAAAATGCTTTGAGTTTATTTCTCCTTATGGAGAAAAAGTGGTCAGAGATTTTGGAAAAGCCGGGATGGATATGGCTGAAGGAGAAGTCCTTGATTTGAAACTTGATAAGAACAATTTCGGAGAAAGCAATTACTTCGAATGCATTTATAAGAAAACTGCTTCTTTATTTGCCATAAGCGCTTCCATAGGGGCATACACTGGAGGAGCTGATGAAGCCCTGGCAGAGCGTTTTAATTTCTTTGGAAATTGCCTGGGAACTGCATACCAGATTGTTGACGATATTCTTGAGTTTCTTGAAGTAGTCGAAGGCAAGGAATCAAAATTCACATCCGAAACTCTGCCGCATGTGTACATGAAAAATATGTCAAAGGAAAAAGCAATAGAAAAATCTATAGATGCTGTAAAGCTGCGTGTTAATGCCGCAAAAGAGACTCTGTTGACATTCAATGAATGTCCGGCAAGGGACAAACTCTTTCAGATCACTGATTATATAACTGTCGATATGCTTGAGATTATTTAA